The Dermacentor variabilis isolate Ectoservices chromosome 4, ASM5094787v1, whole genome shotgun sequence genome contains the following window.
ggacgtgatgagcgtcccctttggaacggggcggtgggttgcgccaccaagctctgaTTTTTCGCCCTCTATGGCGATCGctagaacttgagagtgtgcggggcctggtcaCTGCTCGCGTCTTTATTTTATGGTTCGCCGCGAGTCACCTGACTGCGGCATCGGGCTCGTAGGGCTGCGCTGATCGTGTAGCGGGACAAGATCTTGCTTTTCTGCCGGTGCTAGTCGTTTCTCAAACCCGATAATGACCAGCCAAAGCCAGGGGGTTCAACAGCTTCTCGCTGCTGAGAAGAAAGCCTCTGAAAGAGTCACCGAAGCCCGAAAACGTAAGTTCGAACGCTGCAGGAATACCTCACGTGACGAGAGGTCGGGCTCTTCCGAGTCGGGCTGTGCTTCGTACTAATGTTTTCATCGTTGCTTTTCTCTGCTGACCTAGTGGAAAATATGCTCCATTTTGTTGTATCAATGCTTTCGAACTCTTCGCTTTTGTTCACCCTGTGTTTAATCAGTTTGTTACTCACCCCGTACTGATACTCAATTACCAATTATGaacaatatatgtatatatatatctgaaCAGTACTGGTGGCTTGCTGCCCTCGCGTCGTTTAATTATTCGAGATGGGCCCGTCAAAACAAACCCTTAATGCCGCTGGAATCTCTTGGAGTTTCACTTTAGCCATAAACGTTCGAAACCATTTCATACTGACGACCCCCGCCCCCTCGCAAGCCGAACAAAAATTTGCCGTTTCTGCCCGTTTGCAGTAATGCATCACCGTCGGAATTGCTGACATTTTTTATTGCCTAGCTTGAGAGTCTCAATTTATTTCCAAGCTCGGGTGCTTtcattaaattctggggttttacgtgccaacgaAAGCTTTCGTGATCTGGTTTCAAAATTAAAATTACGGTGAGAAGCGGCTGCATTTCCCATTTCCATTCACAGAATGTCGCCTTACTATGGTCCTTGCTTTTGTACCGATATCAGTTGTGTGATTTGCCATATTTGGTGCGATCTGGTCATGTTGCTGTGCCCCAGAATTCTCCACTTGTATGTGACGTAGGAGCTTGTCTACATTAGTCAGCTTGTGCTACACTGTTGGTCATGGCTCACTTGGAGCATTAGCAGAATATTGCAATCAACCTTGTCGGTCACTTACAGAACAGCACCAGCAAATTATTCCTAAGTCTACTGTACCCCTTTGCCAGATTTCAATATGTCATGTGGAACCACTTGGAGTGTTTCCAAATGATTCAAGAATTAGTAAGCCGGTCACTCACAGAACAGCATCAGCAATCAATTCCAGAGTACTGTGCCCTTTGCCAGATTTCAATATGTTATGGGGaagtccttcttttttttaaccaaaAATTGCATTTCTTTTCCTGTGGTATACAGCTTGCCATGGATATAGTTTATTGTGCTCTGAAATTTTCTCATTCTGGTGACAGTATTTTATGGTGCAGATATGGTGCCCTTACTATTTTACAGGCAAAGCCAAGCGTCTAAAGCAGGCCAAGGATGAAGCTGAGGTGGAGATAAACAAGTTCAAGGCCGAAAAGGAACGCCAGTTCAAGGAGTACGAGGCTAGGGTATGTCTCCAATGGGTACCATAAACATATGAAACCTGCAGGGCACTACGAAATTTCGTTCACACTGGTGGTGCGGCCTGACCTGATTGCAATTGTTAAATGCAACATGACAGTTTTGCTTATCGTAGAAAGGTACTCTTATCTGAGTATGGTGTGCACCCACATCGTTTTCAGTGGCCTGCCAAATGTTCCCAAGATTTGTTCCTTAATTTAAGGTCATGCTCTCACATTGTGGACATCAGTGTGAACACCTGTGCTGTGTGCTAGAAGTAGCTCGTGGCGGTGCCATTCTAGCAGCAATAACACAAATGACACAAAAGTGTGGATCTACAAAGAGATTGAACCTCAGCACGCAAGCTTCTCCAGAAGCCAGATATGCTCTAGTGGACGCTACATTGCAACAATAACAGGCTGTGCTGTCATCGTGATTTTGCTGTGCAGGAAGGCTGCCTTCTAGGTTTTGCAATTCTATTATTGGGGGCTCACTGAGGTGATCCTGCTGAGCAGAAAGTTGCGGGCTCCGTTCCCAGCTGCCACATTCCTATGAGGGTACAGTGCGAGAACAGAGCATTGGCTGCGGATTAATCGTTTTCCTGCaaaccttctctttttttttttttcgggaaaccACCAGAATATCTCTCATGTTTTGTGGCATTGTGAACAGTTTATATTATTGCAGTATCTGCAAttcatttgttcttttttcttttactgtaagttatttttttcatgcttttgAGTTGCAGTTTCAGATAGACAAGGCCACAGAAACAGTCTATATCAAGGGCAATATCTTTTGGAACAGAATTCGAATATGCTTTTGTTATACTTCAAGCGACACATTATTGTTTGCTCAGTGGGGAAGGGAAATTGCAAAGTTACGGGTGGCAAAGCACTTTTTTGTCAAGCTGAGTCCACATAAAGAGGTTACCAGAGGCTCCAAATCTTTCTCACAATCATTACTACCAAGCTGAAGCTACGAACACTGCTCGCTTTCCAAGTCTTAAGTGTTTACTTGAGGTAGAGAAGCGTGCCAGAACACCACGACTTCAACATTGACTGCCATCTCAGCAGTCTCCTCACTCTGCACCACCGTTTTTGAAGTCCAGGAGAACCAGATTTCCTCTTCATTTATGCCACGTGCACCTTAAAGAAATAAATTCTTTAAGAAGCTGAGGCCGTTTAGTAGCAAAGCATTCACACCAGTATGATGAAGCGACTGCGACTTGTCGTTAGCACAGAAAGGGCCAAAGAACCCCAGCTTGTCAAAATTGACATGGAGCCCGTGACCGCGGTATGCGTAATAGCCAAGGTGTTAATGCAGCACATAAAACCCGCTATATGTTTGCAATGGTTGTGATTTGCCTGAATCTGTAAAAATTGGTGCGACAATAAAAGTAGGGTGTGcaaggtctgttagaaaagtatccaaCCTTATTTCTTTCTGCAAACACCTGACAgatatgaaacaagcgcgcttgcatcagccgactttaaaccttcgtgcgcatgcacgaattttttcccgcctgccgatGGCGTCAGTCGCTTGGATgcagcgtttgagtgaggtagtgcgcagtgctctcgtcggttttttattgcaaggaaaatggcagagtgactggagcagcgctactgcatcaaattttgccagaaactgcgcgacagccaagtggaaaccattcggaagattcgGACAGCTTTCACtgacgatgctatgagcagcacacaaattaaggagtggtacaacttGTTTAAAGGcagccgcacatcggtggagagctagCCACGCTctggtcggccatcaacatgtcaaaatgaccaggtcattgccgaagtgaacgcaGTGGTGATGTGCGGGACTGTCGTGTGACTATCCaagaaattgcggaagaggtgggcatcagcactttttctgcacattccattatgaccgaagatttggccatgaagagagttgctgcAAAATttgtgccgaagctgctcacggtggagcaaaagcaacttcatgTTGAAGTCTTACAGGACATGCTGGAtgccacaaacagtgaccccgacttcatgaacaccacAATCACTGGTGACGAGCCTTGGGTGTACAggtacgacccggaaaccaaatcccagtcacagtggaagcattccacgtcaccaagaccaaagaaggcccgccaagtgcgcagcaacgtcaaagtgatgctgactgctttttTTTACTCCtgcggtgtggtacaccacgagtacgcaccacagAGTCAATCACCAAAGAGTACAACATGGATGTCCTTCATCGCCTACGTGATGCTGTGCAGCACAAGAGACTGGAGTTGTgttcaacaggaaattggcgcatacGTCACGACAGAgctcctgcacattcctcgcacttgattcagactttttcGGCGAAAAACCAGATTactgtagttcaacaggctccctagtctcctgatatggccccctgcaacttctggctgtttccccaagatcaagaggccattgaaaggagcgcgagtTCAGACtagagaggacattatggctgcagctacagctgagctaaactccattccgaaagaggccttctcagaatgcttccaacaatggcagcaccactgggagaagtgtgtggagtcccaaggagactacatTTAGGGTGATtgtttccaacgctccagttgtgccagttttttttttctttggccaaaggtcggatacttttctaacagacctcgtataagCACTTTCTGTACCCCAGCTTCAAAAGCTTTGAGAGCATGGCATCCAATGGAACATCAAATATGAAAAATAGGAAATAACTTTTCTTGGGGAAAAATGTTTCCACACATGATGGTGCCTAGCAGCTGTAGATAACTGCTTCAAGTAGCAAGCTTCCTTTAATGCGTTGCTACCTGGTTAATTTTGCAGTCGCACAAAAAACTTCAAACATTCTGGTTTCTGTTTTTTGCCCCTGTTTTAAAAAGCTAAACTGGAAAGCTTTGTTATAAGGCTGTATGTCTCAAAATTGGTATGATGCAAATATGTTGCACTCTACATTTGGCACTTAAAGTTAAAAATTATTAATCTAGTTAAACTTTATCATCTACttaaaaatgcttttttttttacttcttttcaaATGCTGTTTTATTTTAACAAAGCTTATGAATGTGGTCTTGCTGACTGAAGTGCTGATGGAAATTCAAAAAGTTCTGTTGAGGCAGAGAGGCAATGTTCCAGTTGTAGCACATGAAAACCTTTAAATTTCAAGTGTCCTTTACACTTAGGTTTTCTTCACCCGTGTTGTACAACTTCTACAAGTGGCCGGTGCCCCATGTTGTACAAATCCTGATGCCTGCAGTTGGAATTGATTTCATGGGTCTCCGCTTGTTCTTTGCCACGAAGGTGCTTTCCATGAACCTAACCCAATCCAACTTTGTACAGTCGTTTCATTTAGTTTCATTTTCCATTTGTCACACCATTTTTCTATAACCCTAAGAGCATCACTGAGTAATTGCTGATCTTCCAtgctattaatttctttgtaTAATAAGCAATCATTGGCAAAAAGTTCCACCGTGATACTTTCGTCAATTGCAGAGAAAATGCAATTACCATGACTTTACCGGCTACACAGTAATCATTCACACTCTCTAAACTGTTTTACTTGTTTATTTGTTCCATCAAGCAAACTCCTGATGCTCCATTTGTATTTCCAATAAACACTTCATAGCATGCAACATAATAACGGAGCTTGTTAACATTACGAATTCAATAAAACGATTGATCACTATTTGAAAAGTGTTCGATTTTCAGTGCCATTTGctttcagcaatatttatttatttatttatttatttatttatttatttatatacctcaaGGGCCCGAAAaagcattacataaggggggatgGCATACAGTAATCATGAACAAGAGTGTTCTTTGTTAACAAAGCAACATGTTGGGATGAAGTAAAAGCAGTGAGTCatcaaaaaatacagaaaaaaaaacagcataaaTATAAAAAGCACGTAAATGTCGAAAGCACTAAGCATTGCTTATACAGCATCAAATGTTAACATGGCTAAAATTGATAATCAGTTTCAAAGAAAGCAAGTAAATTAGATTGGAAAGTTGATTGCTGTGTGTGGGTGACAATGCTAGCGAGCGGGCAGAGAATTCCACTCATTGACCTACAAAACAAGGGGCGAATACTGATGTTTTGTTGTACAAGAAAATATAGGTTTTATCTTATGTTCATGGTCGATGTGTGTGGAAATGTAGGAAGCCGGGTGAATGAAGGTTCGGTAGAATGGCAAATCACTGTGGTATAACCTGTGGAAGAATGATTGGCGGGAAAATTTTCTGTGCATGACAAGTGGTGAAAGATTTATACTTCATTTAAGAGAAGATACTTTCATAACGAGAATAAGGTGACAAAATAAACCGTGCAGCTTTATTTTGAGCAGATTCAAGCATATCAGTAAGGTTTGCTGTGTGCAGGTGCCATACTATCGAAGCATATTCTAAAGATGGTCTGATTACAGTGTTATACACATGAATTTCACTATCTTTGTTTGCAAGTTTCAAGCGTTGTTTCAGAACACCAAGCTTTGCGGGTGATGTATTCCACATGTTCCGTCCAAGATAAATCAAAATTGAAGaaaatgcctaaatattttactgatAGAACCGTTTCAATTACTGTGTTATTTACAGCGTATGCGTT
Protein-coding sequences here:
- the Vha13 gene encoding V-type proton ATPase subunit Vha13, whose translation is MTSQSQGVQQLLAAEKKASERVTEARKRKAKRLKQAKDEAEVEINKFKAEKERQFKEYEARHMGSKEDIATKIEAETRQKMNEMNQLVAQHKKDVIEKLLSLVYDIDPQVHRNYRPAATTQ